The following are encoded together in the Actinoplanes sp. N902-109 genome:
- a CDS encoding PadR family transcriptional regulator, whose translation MAASMREPTFWILTALASEPRHGYGVIREAAALSGGRVTLQAGTLYAALDRLADEQLIKVDREEIVDGRTRRYYRLTPAGASALGAETERLRASADAAAAQLKRFGAGRPAW comes from the coding sequence ATGGCTGCATCGATGCGCGAACCCACGTTCTGGATCCTCACGGCACTGGCCTCGGAGCCGCGGCACGGTTACGGGGTGATCCGGGAGGCCGCCGCGCTGTCCGGCGGCCGGGTCACGCTGCAGGCGGGCACGCTGTACGCCGCGCTCGACCGGCTGGCCGACGAGCAGCTGATCAAGGTCGACCGGGAGGAGATCGTCGACGGGCGGACCCGGCGCTACTACCGGCTGACGCCCGCCGGGGCGAGCGCGCTGGGAGCCGAGACCGAGCGGCTGCGGGCGAGTGCCGACGCCGCGGCGGCCCAGCTCAAGCGGTTCGGCGCCGGGCGGCCGGCATGGTGA
- a CDS encoding TetR/AcrR family transcriptional regulator has product MAESTRSVAAGRSRRLDGEREQAILQATFDLLGETGYQGLRVDAVAARAQASKATLYRHWPTKAELVADAVRVCKSAPEAVPDTGSLRGDLMTWFGEMAETISGQEGPILAGLFMALRTEPELAAQLRPLRDSKKPCAEAICARAAARGELPGRYDADLIDEIVPAQLFMRCFALGEPLDESYLEHLIDDIILPVLCHRGETR; this is encoded by the coding sequence ATGGCTGAGTCGACGCGATCCGTCGCTGCGGGCCGGTCCCGGCGGCTGGACGGGGAGCGGGAGCAGGCGATCCTGCAGGCCACCTTCGACCTGCTCGGCGAGACGGGCTACCAGGGGCTGCGGGTCGACGCCGTGGCCGCGCGGGCCCAGGCCAGCAAGGCCACGCTGTACCGGCACTGGCCGACCAAGGCCGAGCTGGTCGCCGACGCCGTCCGGGTCTGCAAGTCGGCCCCGGAGGCGGTCCCGGACACCGGGTCGCTGCGTGGCGACCTGATGACCTGGTTCGGCGAGATGGCCGAGACGATCAGCGGGCAGGAAGGGCCGATCCTGGCCGGTCTGTTCATGGCCCTGCGCACGGAGCCGGAGCTGGCCGCCCAGCTGCGGCCGTTGCGCGATTCCAAGAAACCGTGCGCGGAAGCCATCTGCGCCCGTGCCGCCGCCCGCGGTGAGCTGCCCGGCCGCTACGACGCCGACCTGATCGACGAGATCGTGCCCGCCCAGCTGTTCATGCGCTGCTTCGCGCTGGGCGAGCCGCTGGACGAGTCCTATCTCGAGCATCTGATCGACGACATCATCCTGCCCGTGCTGTGCCACCGGGGGGAAACCCGCTAG
- a CDS encoding GNAT family N-acetyltransferase, translated as MSVGAGVRVRVLTDVAELRAVCRFFDSIWHADPADAAVTPAMLRALSKAGNYVAGAYDGGTLVGACVGFFAAPDRQELHSHIAGVSAAARGRHVGRALKLHQRDWALQQGVTTITWTFDPLVCRNAYFNVVKLGGTPVQYLPDFYGTMADAINGDDSSDRLLLRWDLTAAQVVRAAHGEHRHWDAAALRAAGAVTALECDASGRPVAGPAGGRILLVAVPPDIEELRRADPACARHWRTAVRDVLGPLLGTGAAVTGFDRAGWYVLDREGNR; from the coding sequence ATGAGCGTCGGTGCCGGGGTCCGGGTGCGGGTGCTCACCGACGTGGCCGAGCTGCGCGCGGTGTGCCGGTTCTTCGACAGCATCTGGCACGCCGACCCGGCCGACGCGGCGGTCACCCCGGCGATGCTGCGGGCGCTGAGCAAGGCCGGCAACTACGTGGCCGGGGCGTACGACGGCGGCACGCTGGTCGGCGCCTGCGTCGGCTTCTTCGCCGCCCCCGACCGGCAGGAGCTGCACAGCCACATCGCCGGGGTGTCCGCGGCGGCCCGCGGCCGGCACGTCGGCCGGGCGCTCAAGCTGCACCAGCGGGACTGGGCCCTGCAGCAGGGCGTCACCACGATCACCTGGACGTTCGACCCGCTGGTGTGCCGCAACGCGTACTTCAACGTGGTCAAGCTGGGCGGCACACCGGTGCAGTACCTGCCGGACTTCTACGGCACCATGGCCGACGCGATCAACGGCGACGACAGCAGCGACCGGCTGCTGCTGCGCTGGGACCTGACCGCGGCGCAGGTGGTCCGGGCCGCGCACGGCGAGCACCGGCACTGGGACGCCGCGGCCTTGCGCGCCGCGGGCGCGGTGACCGCCCTGGAGTGCGATGCGTCCGGCCGGCCGGTCGCGGGCCCGGCCGGCGGGCGCATCCTGCTCGTGGCGGTGCCGCCGGACATCGAGGAGCTGCGCCGCGCCGACCCGGCCTGCGCCCGGCACTGGCGTACGGCGGTGCGCGACGTGCTCGGCCCGCTGCTCGGCACAGGGGCGGCGGTGACCGGCTTCGACCGGGCGGGGTGGTACGTGCTGGACCGAGAGGGGAACCGATGA
- a CDS encoding serine hydrolase: MARRARIEDLMSVAVPEQPALSPDGTTVAYVLRSADEAEDRMVRTLWVAGPENRRLTRGPADTAPAWSPDGTRLAFLRGGDGPAQVWLLPTGGGEPEPVTGLLLGAGAPVWSPDGTRIAFAAPVGDPGATPLVTRRIDYRADGAGLLRGVRKHLFVLDVATGVTRQVTEGDWHAGTPAWSPDSTRLAFPAATAPDADLTYRSPVHVLDVTEVTARPEVAGPADGFAEAVVWCPRGDALLVVGSAGAPVGHSGLHHVPLDGGPVRNLAAWLDRNVMAGGPGYPGAVPRFTGDGSTVLFCVRDRGCTHLHAVDLDGGAPRPVVAGAGRVVSGLAVAGETAAVVLATPESYGEVVTLDLPTGTETVRTRHGAALAGVELFARQERSFTVSDGTEVPGWLIRDPAATGPQPLLLDIHGGPHNAWNAAADEVHLYHQELAARGWSVLLLNPRGSDGYGEQFYTAALGAWGESDARDFLEPLDQLVAGGIADPDRLAVAGYSYGGYLTCYLTAHDDRFAAAVTGGVVSDLTSLAGTADLGAPLATLELGGRPWEVPDRYAAMSPLTRVADVRTPTLLLQGEHDLRSPLGQAQQWHTALRERGVPAELVVYPGSHLMILDGPPSLRLDYNRRIAGWVRRHTGTGRPPLDAAHWQRRLSVLAERHGIPGAVLGISRGDELVEAAYGVLNVDTGVETTTSSVFQIGSISKVWTATVVQQLVDEGKLDLDAPITDVLPELTLADPATTAKVTMRHLLTHTSGIDGDVFTDTGRGDDCLERYVAGLAAVAVNHPLGATWSYCNSGFVLAGRVVEKLTGGTWDAAVRERLCTPLGLSRTSTLPEEALLHRTAAGHTEGPAVAPVWMLPRALGPAGLINATAADLLGFARLHLSGGLAPDGTRLLSESGAAAMAAEQAELPEKQTLGDSWGLGWIRFGWDGRRLIGHDGNTIGQSAFLRLLPEQDLAVTLLTNAESARDLYLDLFGEIFAEVAGVTLPHPPTPPQPPVTADLTPHAGTYERAGSRIEVYAGAGGPMLRMTQTGPLAELDPHPARELPLVAVDDDLFLVRLPESRSWLPVLFYRLPTGEQYVHLGVRATPKVS, translated from the coding sequence GTGGCACGTCGTGCGCGGATCGAGGACCTGATGTCGGTGGCGGTGCCGGAGCAGCCCGCCCTCAGCCCGGACGGCACGACCGTCGCCTATGTGCTGCGCAGCGCGGACGAGGCCGAGGACCGGATGGTGCGCACCCTGTGGGTCGCCGGTCCGGAGAACCGCCGGCTCACCCGGGGTCCGGCCGACACCGCACCGGCCTGGTCGCCGGACGGCACCCGGCTGGCTTTCCTGCGCGGCGGCGACGGCCCGGCCCAGGTGTGGCTGCTGCCCACCGGCGGCGGGGAGCCCGAGCCGGTCACCGGGCTGCTGCTGGGCGCGGGCGCGCCGGTGTGGAGCCCGGACGGCACCCGGATCGCGTTCGCCGCGCCGGTCGGCGACCCCGGCGCGACCCCGCTGGTCACCCGGCGCATCGACTACCGGGCCGACGGCGCCGGGCTGCTGCGGGGCGTACGCAAGCACCTGTTCGTGCTCGACGTGGCCACCGGCGTCACCCGGCAGGTGACCGAGGGCGACTGGCATGCCGGTACGCCCGCCTGGTCACCGGACTCGACCCGGCTCGCGTTCCCGGCGGCCACCGCACCCGACGCCGACCTGACCTACCGCTCGCCCGTGCACGTCCTGGACGTCACCGAGGTCACCGCGCGGCCGGAAGTGGCCGGGCCGGCCGACGGTTTCGCCGAGGCAGTGGTGTGGTGCCCGCGCGGGGACGCCCTGCTGGTGGTCGGTTCGGCGGGGGCGCCGGTCGGGCATTCCGGGCTGCACCACGTACCGCTGGACGGCGGGCCGGTGCGCAACCTCGCCGCCTGGCTGGACCGCAACGTGATGGCGGGCGGGCCCGGCTATCCCGGTGCCGTGCCGCGCTTCACGGGCGACGGCAGCACGGTGCTGTTCTGCGTACGGGACCGGGGCTGCACCCATCTTCATGCCGTTGACCTCGACGGTGGTGCGCCGCGGCCGGTCGTGGCGGGCGCGGGCCGGGTCGTCTCGGGCCTCGCGGTGGCGGGGGAGACCGCCGCGGTGGTGCTGGCGACCCCCGAGTCGTACGGCGAAGTGGTGACCCTGGACCTGCCCACCGGCACCGAGACGGTCCGCACCCGGCACGGCGCGGCCCTCGCCGGGGTGGAGCTGTTCGCCCGGCAGGAGCGCAGCTTCACCGTCTCCGACGGCACCGAGGTGCCGGGCTGGCTGATCCGCGACCCGGCCGCCACCGGCCCGCAGCCGCTGCTGCTGGACATCCACGGCGGCCCGCACAACGCCTGGAACGCCGCCGCTGACGAGGTGCACCTGTACCACCAGGAGCTGGCGGCCCGGGGCTGGAGCGTGCTGCTGCTCAACCCGCGTGGCAGCGACGGCTACGGCGAGCAGTTCTACACCGCCGCGCTCGGGGCCTGGGGTGAGTCCGACGCGCGGGACTTCCTGGAGCCGCTGGACCAGCTGGTGGCCGGCGGCATCGCCGACCCGGACCGGCTGGCGGTGGCCGGTTACAGCTACGGCGGCTACCTGACCTGCTATCTGACCGCGCACGACGACCGGTTCGCCGCCGCCGTCACCGGCGGGGTGGTCAGCGACCTGACCAGCCTGGCCGGCACGGCGGATCTGGGCGCGCCGCTGGCCACGCTGGAGCTGGGCGGGCGGCCGTGGGAGGTGCCCGACCGCTACGCCGCGATGTCGCCGCTGACCCGGGTCGCCGACGTGCGCACCCCGACGCTGCTGCTGCAGGGCGAGCACGACCTGCGCAGCCCGCTCGGCCAGGCCCAGCAGTGGCACACCGCGCTGCGCGAGCGCGGCGTCCCGGCGGAGCTGGTGGTCTATCCGGGCTCGCACCTGATGATCCTGGACGGGCCGCCGTCGCTGCGCCTGGACTACAACCGGCGGATCGCCGGGTGGGTGCGCCGGCACACCGGCACCGGGCGCCCGCCGCTGGACGCCGCGCACTGGCAGCGGCGGTTGTCGGTGCTGGCCGAGCGGCACGGCATCCCCGGTGCGGTGCTGGGCATCTCCCGCGGCGACGAGCTGGTCGAGGCGGCGTACGGCGTGCTCAACGTGGACACCGGCGTCGAGACCACCACCTCGTCGGTGTTCCAGATCGGCTCGATCAGCAAGGTGTGGACCGCGACCGTGGTGCAGCAGCTGGTCGACGAGGGCAAACTCGACCTGGACGCGCCGATCACCGATGTGCTGCCCGAGCTGACCCTGGCCGACCCGGCCACCACCGCCAAGGTGACCATGCGGCATCTGCTCACCCACACCAGCGGCATCGACGGCGACGTGTTCACCGACACCGGCCGCGGCGACGACTGCCTGGAGCGGTACGTGGCCGGGCTGGCCGCGGTGGCGGTCAACCACCCGCTCGGCGCCACCTGGTCGTACTGCAACTCCGGGTTCGTGCTGGCCGGCCGGGTCGTCGAGAAGCTGACCGGGGGCACCTGGGACGCCGCGGTCCGCGAGCGCCTCTGCACCCCGCTCGGGCTGAGCCGCACCAGCACGCTGCCCGAGGAGGCGCTGCTGCACCGGACCGCCGCCGGGCACACCGAGGGACCGGCCGTCGCCCCGGTGTGGATGCTGCCGCGGGCCCTCGGCCCGGCCGGGCTGATCAATGCCACCGCGGCCGATCTGCTCGGCTTCGCCCGGCTGCACCTCAGCGGCGGGCTGGCCCCGGACGGCACCCGGCTGCTCAGCGAGTCCGGCGCCGCCGCGATGGCCGCCGAACAGGCTGAGCTGCCCGAGAAGCAGACCCTCGGCGACTCGTGGGGGCTGGGCTGGATCCGCTTCGGCTGGGACGGCCGGCGGCTGATCGGCCACGACGGCAACACCATCGGCCAGTCGGCGTTCCTGCGGCTGCTGCCCGAGCAGGACCTGGCCGTCACGCTGCTGACCAACGCCGAGAGCGCCCGCGACCTGTACCTCGACCTGTTCGGGGAGATCTTCGCCGAGGTGGCCGGGGTGACGCTGCCGCACCCGCCGACCCCGCCGCAGCCACCGGTCACCGCCGACCTCACCCCGCACGCGGGCACCTACGAGCGGGCCGGCAGCCGGATCGAGGTGTACGCCGGTGCCGGCGGGCCGATGCTGCGGATGACGCAGACCGGCCCGCTGGCCGAGCTCGACCCCCATCCGGCCCGGGAGCTGCCGCTGGTCGCGGTCGACGACGACCTCTTCCTGGTACGCCTGCCGGAGAGCCGCTCCTGGCTGCCGGTGCTGTTCTACCGGTTGCCCACCGGCGAGCAGTACGTGCACCTGGGCGTGCGCGCGACCCCGAAGGTGTCCTGA
- a CDS encoding M20 family metallopeptidase: MDLPALLADVEAMVTCESPSADRAAVARSAEVVAGIGHRLLGAWPERVVTDGRTHLRWRFGAGAARVLVLGHHDTVWPVGSLTTRPYLIEGGIMRGPGCFDMKAGVAQALHAVAGLADRSGITVLITGDEELGSPSSRELIETEAAGCVAALVLEASAPGGALKTARKGVSIYRVRITGRAAHAGLEPEAGVNAAVELARQVLAVAGLGDPRLGTTVVPTRTVAGTTTNTVPAAGEFDVDVRVPSAAEQQRVHDALTALRPVLPGAHLEIGGGPNRPPLPGSASAGLFDRAARVARELGLPALHGVAVGGASDGNFTAGIGTPTLDGLGAVGGGAHADDEHVVVAEIPHRTALLAGLLTDLRR; the protein is encoded by the coding sequence ATGGACCTGCCGGCCCTGCTCGCCGATGTCGAAGCCATGGTGACCTGCGAGTCGCCGTCGGCGGACCGGGCGGCCGTGGCCCGCAGCGCCGAGGTGGTCGCCGGGATCGGGCACCGGCTGCTCGGGGCGTGGCCCGAGCGGGTGGTCACCGACGGGCGCACCCATCTGCGGTGGCGTTTCGGGGCCGGGGCGGCGCGGGTGCTGGTGCTGGGTCACCACGACACGGTGTGGCCGGTGGGGTCGCTGACCACCCGGCCGTACCTGATCGAGGGCGGGATCATGCGCGGGCCCGGCTGCTTCGACATGAAGGCCGGGGTGGCGCAGGCGCTGCACGCCGTGGCCGGGCTGGCCGACCGCTCCGGGATCACCGTCCTGATCACCGGTGACGAGGAGCTCGGCTCGCCCAGCTCGCGCGAGCTGATCGAGACCGAGGCGGCCGGGTGCGTGGCCGCGCTGGTGCTGGAGGCGTCGGCGCCCGGCGGTGCGCTCAAGACGGCCCGCAAGGGCGTCTCGATCTACCGGGTACGGATCACCGGGCGCGCCGCCCACGCCGGGCTGGAACCGGAGGCGGGCGTGAACGCGGCCGTCGAGCTGGCCCGCCAGGTGCTCGCCGTGGCCGGGCTGGGCGACCCGCGGCTCGGCACCACGGTCGTGCCCACCCGCACCGTGGCCGGCACGACGACCAACACCGTCCCGGCGGCCGGCGAGTTCGACGTGGACGTGCGGGTGCCCTCGGCGGCCGAGCAGCAGCGGGTGCACGACGCGCTGACGGCGCTGCGCCCGGTGCTGCCCGGCGCGCACCTCGAGATCGGCGGGGGCCCGAACCGGCCGCCGCTGCCGGGGTCCGCCTCGGCCGGCCTGTTCGACCGCGCCGCCCGGGTGGCCCGGGAACTGGGGCTGCCGGCGCTGCACGGGGTGGCGGTCGGCGGTGCCTCGGACGGCAACTTCACCGCCGGGATCGGCACGCCCACCCTCGACGGGCTGGGCGCGGTCGGCGGCGGTGCGCACGCCGACGACGAGCATGTCGTGGTGGCCGAGATCCCGCACCGCACCGCGCTGCTCGCCGGGCTCCTGACGGACCTGCGCCGATGA
- the menC gene encoding o-succinylbenzoate synthase, which yields MRLTGIELRRVRMPLVAPFRTSFATMTGRDVLLVRAVTADAEGWGECVAMADPLYSSEYVEAAAEVLRRYLVPALAARPPVDAVGVGEVLRPYKGHRMAKAALETAVLDAELRAAGRAFARELGATRDRVPCGVSVGIMDSIPQLLDAVEGYLEQGYLRIKLKIEPGWDVAPVRAVRERFGDDVLLQVDANTAYTVGDAPRLAALDPFGLLLIEQPLDEEDLLGHVELSHRVRTPICLDESIVSARAAADAIRLGACRVVNIKPGRVGGYLEARRIHDVCVANGVPVWCGGMLETGLGRAANLALAALPGCTLPGDTSASDRYFRTDLTAPFVLRDGHLPVPDAPGIGVTPDPAVLAAVTTATEWLPLSPGTD from the coding sequence ATGAGACTCACCGGCATCGAGCTGCGCCGGGTCCGGATGCCGCTGGTGGCGCCGTTCCGCACGTCCTTCGCCACGATGACCGGGCGCGACGTGCTGCTGGTCCGGGCGGTGACCGCTGACGCCGAGGGCTGGGGGGAGTGCGTCGCGATGGCCGACCCGCTCTACTCCAGCGAGTACGTCGAGGCCGCCGCGGAGGTGCTGCGCCGGTACCTGGTCCCGGCACTGGCCGCCCGGCCGCCGGTCGACGCCGTCGGGGTGGGGGAGGTGCTGCGGCCGTACAAGGGGCACCGGATGGCCAAGGCGGCGCTGGAGACGGCCGTTCTCGACGCGGAGCTGCGCGCGGCCGGGCGCGCGTTCGCCCGGGAGCTGGGGGCGACCCGCGACCGGGTGCCGTGCGGGGTCTCGGTGGGCATCATGGACTCGATCCCGCAGCTGCTCGACGCCGTCGAGGGCTATCTCGAGCAGGGCTACCTGCGGATCAAGCTCAAGATCGAGCCGGGCTGGGACGTCGCGCCGGTGCGGGCGGTGCGCGAGCGCTTCGGCGACGACGTGCTGCTGCAGGTGGACGCGAACACCGCCTACACCGTCGGGGACGCGCCACGGCTGGCCGCGCTGGACCCGTTCGGCCTGTTGCTGATCGAGCAGCCGCTGGACGAGGAGGACCTGCTCGGGCATGTCGAACTGAGCCACCGGGTGCGCACCCCCATCTGCCTCGACGAGTCGATCGTCTCGGCGCGCGCGGCGGCGGACGCCATCCGGCTGGGCGCGTGCCGCGTCGTCAACATCAAGCCGGGCCGGGTCGGCGGCTATCTGGAGGCGCGCCGCATTCACGACGTGTGCGTGGCCAACGGTGTGCCGGTCTGGTGCGGCGGCATGCTCGAGACCGGCCTGGGCCGCGCCGCCAACCTCGCGCTGGCCGCCCTGCCCGGCTGCACCCTGCCCGGCGACACCTCGGCCTCGGACCGCTACTTCCGCACCGACCTGACCGCGCCGTTCGTGCTGCGGGACGGCCACCTGCCGGTCCCGGACGCCCCCGGCATCGGCGTCACCCCCGACCCGGCCGTGCTCGCCGCGGTCACCACCGCGACGGAGTGGCTGCCACTCAGCCCGGGCACAGATTGA
- a CDS encoding MFS transporter yields MSVTSTEAVQVSPDISPESGSRRWLALAVIAVSQLLIVLDATIVNIALPTAQQDLGISDANRQWMITAYTLAFGGLLLLGGRIADFTGRKRAFIIGLLGFAAASALGGLAQNAEMLFAARALQGAFGALMAPAALSLLTVTFTDARERARAFGVYGAIAGGGGAVGLLMGGVLTEYASWRWTLLVSTPIAIIAALAAVRFVGESRAAGNTRYDLPGALTSTLGLVALVYGFTKASEDGWGSATTVGYLIAAAVLLVAFVVIERRSSHPLLPMRVILDRNRGGAYLAALLIGSGLFGVFLFLTFYLQATLGYSALMSGVAFLPFTFGIIAGAGVSAQLQTRVGPRLLMTGGLLLSAIGMVMLTRIGVDTGFWSHVFPAELVMSFGMGVTFGPMSNTALVGVADHDAGVASALINTTQQIGGSLGTALLNTIFTSAVAGYLTDHAAGATNPAALQAEATVHSYTVAFWVSAALIGFAALLAFSLIRAGREDTASTGATHVAM; encoded by the coding sequence GTGTCCGTGACCTCGACCGAGGCCGTTCAGGTCTCGCCCGACATATCGCCTGAATCAGGATCCCGGCGCTGGCTCGCGCTGGCCGTCATCGCCGTCTCCCAGCTGCTCATCGTGCTGGACGCGACGATCGTCAACATCGCGCTGCCGACCGCCCAGCAGGACCTCGGCATCAGCGACGCCAACCGGCAGTGGATGATCACCGCGTACACCCTGGCCTTCGGTGGCCTGCTGCTGCTCGGCGGCCGGATCGCCGACTTCACCGGGCGCAAGCGGGCGTTCATCATCGGCCTGCTCGGCTTCGCCGCCGCGTCGGCGCTGGGCGGGCTCGCCCAGAACGCCGAGATGCTGTTCGCCGCCCGGGCGCTGCAGGGCGCCTTCGGTGCGCTGATGGCCCCCGCGGCCCTGTCGCTGCTCACCGTCACCTTCACCGACGCCCGGGAACGGGCCCGCGCGTTCGGCGTGTACGGCGCCATCGCCGGCGGCGGCGGCGCGGTCGGTCTGCTGATGGGCGGCGTGCTCACCGAGTACGCCTCGTGGCGCTGGACCCTGCTGGTCAGCACCCCGATCGCGATCATCGCGGCGCTGGCCGCCGTGCGCTTCGTCGGCGAGAGCCGGGCCGCGGGCAACACCCGCTACGACCTGCCCGGCGCGCTCACCTCGACGCTCGGCCTGGTGGCCCTGGTGTACGGCTTCACCAAGGCCAGCGAGGACGGCTGGGGCTCGGCCACCACGGTGGGCTACCTGATCGCCGCGGCCGTGCTGCTGGTCGCGTTCGTGGTCATCGAGCGGCGCTCGTCGCACCCGCTGCTGCCGATGCGCGTCATCCTGGACCGCAACCGCGGTGGCGCGTACCTCGCCGCCCTGCTGATCGGCTCCGGCCTGTTCGGCGTCTTCCTGTTCCTGACCTTCTACCTGCAGGCCACCCTGGGCTACTCGGCGCTGATGAGCGGCGTGGCGTTCCTGCCCTTCACCTTCGGCATCATCGCCGGCGCCGGGGTCTCCGCACAGCTGCAGACCCGGGTCGGCCCGCGCCTGCTGATGACCGGCGGGCTGCTGCTCTCGGCGATCGGCATGGTCATGCTCACCCGGATCGGCGTGGACACCGGCTTCTGGAGCCACGTCTTCCCGGCCGAGCTGGTCATGAGCTTCGGCATGGGCGTCACCTTCGGCCCGATGTCCAACACCGCCCTGGTCGGGGTGGCCGACCACGACGCCGGTGTGGCCAGCGCGCTGATCAACACCACCCAGCAGATCGGCGGCTCGCTGGGCACCGCGCTGCTCAACACCATCTTCACCTCGGCGGTGGCCGGCTACCTGACCGACCACGCGGCGGGCGCCACCAACCCGGCCGCCCTGCAGGCCGAGGCCACCGTGCACAGCTACACGGTCGCGTTCTGGGTCAGCGCCGCCCTGATCGGCTTCGCCGCCCTGCTCGCGTTCAGCCTGATCCGCGCGGGCCGCGAGGACACCGCCAGCACGGGCGCCACCCACGTGGCGATGTAA